Genomic window (Marinobacter fonticola):
CGCCTGAGCCCCCTGGAGTAAGCATGTCCGCCCAGGCTGCCCCCTTTGCCGTACTGACGGATATCGCCCGGCGTAGCAAGTCCCTTGCCTCCGGTCTGCCCGCTCAGCAGGAAGCCATCGAACTGTGGAACGGTATTGGTTTCACATTAGATGGCCAGCGCTATGTCGCACCCATGGGCGAAGTTGTCGAAATCCTTCACGTCCCCCGCTACACCCACGTGCCGGGGGTTCGCTCGTTTATGGTTGGCGCGGCCAACGTTCGGGGTCGCCTGCTGCCCCTCATCGATCTCGCGCACTTTTTTGATCTCAGTCGCAGTTCCCGCAGCCAGCGGGAACGCCGAGTGCTGGTCATCGAACGGGGCGACCTGTTCAGCGGCCTGGTCGTCGATAGCGTCTCAGGCATGCAGTATTTCGCGATGGAAAACTTCATTGAAGAACCCGCGGAAACCCCAGACATCGTTCAGCCTTTCGTTCAGGGAGGCTATCGACGCAATGAGGAAATCTGGAAAGTGTTTTCGACCTTCGCCCTAATGGAAGACGACCGCTTTTCGGATGTAGCCCAGTGGTGAGCGGGACGGCAGGGCCTGCCCACCAATTCCAGACCGTAAGGACCAACTTGCCAACGTTTAGGCCGGGAGCCAGAAAATGAAGAAAAGAGCCGGAAGATTCAACGCAGGTCAGGGGGCCAACAAACTCGTTGGCGGCCTGATCGTTGCGTTGATCGTACTGACCGTCCTGCTCGTTGCGGTACTGTTCGTCATTAACCGCGACAGCCAGCACGACCAGGAATACATTGCCCAAGCGAGCGAGCTGCGGGTACTGTCCCAGGAAATCGCGAAAAACGCTTCGGAAGCGGCCGGCGGTACGCCGGAAGCCTTCGATCAGCTGCAGCGTACCCGGGACGAGTTCGCCACACGCTGGGGCTATATCATCGATGGTCACCCGGAAACCGGTCTGCCGCCGAGTGAACTCGCGGCCCAGAGCGGCGTACAGGAGAACTGGAATCAGGTCCGTGAGCGGGCCGACACCATTATCTCCACCCGCGAAGCCGTGCTTGGCCTGCACGAAGTTGCCCGCACCCTGAACGAAACCATCCCGCAGCTGCAGGTGGAATACGACGACATCGTTCAAATCCTGCTGGACAACAACGCGCCGGCGGAACAGATCGCACTGGCTCAGCGTCAGTCGCTGCTGGCAGAGCGGATCGTGCGTTCGGTCAACAACGTACTCTCCGGTGACGAAGACGCGGTTATCGCCGCCGACCGTTTCGGTCGCGACGCCGCATTGTTCGGCCGCGTGCTCGAAGGTCAGACGGAAGGCAACCCCGCCATGGGCATCTCCCGGGTCCAGGACGAGGACGCCATCTACGGTCTCGAAGCGGTCGACGAACTGTTCGAGTTCGTCTCCCAGAACGTTGACGCGATTCTCGAAGCGTCTCCCGATCTGTTTACCGTTCGTCGCGCGTCCAACGAAATCTTCCAGAGCTCCCAGGCCCTGCTGAACGAGACCTCTACCCTGGCGGACAGCTTCCGCGAACAAGCCGACTCCCGTCTGATCAGCCCACTGCTGGCCTACGTTATCCTGGCAGGTCTGGCGGCCGTGGTCGTCTTGATCGGTCTGACCATCTATCGCGCGTCTCAAGCACGACTGGCCCAGACCCAGGAACAGAACGAGCAGAACCAGAACGCGATTCTGCGGCTGCTGGACGAACTGGCTGACCTCGCGGATGGTGACCTCACCACCGAGGCGACGGTTACCGAGGACTTCACCGGCGCCATTGCCGACTCTATCAACTACGCGATCGACCAGATGCGTGGACTGGTACAGGCCATTCGTGGCACGGCGGTTCGGGTTTCCTCAGCAGCCCAGGAAACACAGGCCACCGCGATCCACCTGGCGGACGCTTCCGAGCATCAGGCTCAGGAAATTGCCGGCGCCTCCGCGGCGGTGAACGAGATGGCGGTGTCCATCGACCAGGTCTCCTCCAACGCTGCCGAATCTTCAGCGGTTGCGGAGCGGTCGGTAGCGATCGCGAAGAAAGGCGCGGAAGTGGTACAGAACACCATCCGCGGCATGGACAACATCCGTGAGCAGATCCAGGAAACCTCCAAGCGGATCAAGCGACTGGGTGAATCGTCCCAGGAAATCGGCGACATCGTATCGTTGATCAACGACATCGCCGACCAGACCAACATCCTGTCCCTGAACGCAGCGATCCAGGCGTCCATGGCCGGTGACGCCGGTCGAGGCTTCGCGGTGGTTGCAGACGAAGTTCAGCGCCTGGCGGAGCGCTCCTCCGCGGCAACCAAACAGATCGAAGCCCTGGTTAAGACGATCCAGTCCGACACCAACGAGGCGGTTATCTCCATGGAACACACCACCGCCGAGGTGGTCCGTGGTGCTCGTCTGGCCCAGGATGCGGGTGTTGCCCTCGAGGAAATCGAGAACGTCTCGATGAACCTCGCGGAACTGATTCAGAACATCTCCAACGCGGCACGCCAGCAGGCCTCGTCCGCGGCACACATCTCCAACACGATGAACGTTATCCAGGAGATCACATCGCAGACGTCCTCCGGTACCAACGCAACCGCGAAGTCTATCGGCAACCTGGCCGAAATGGCGGCCGAACTGCGGTCCTCCGTTGCCGGCTTCACTCTGCCGGAAGAGGACATCCCGGAAGAGGAAGAGGAAGATAGCGACGTTCCCGTCGTCAGTTGATAGGGGCTGATAGCGAGCTGATGCAGCGCCGAAAGGCGGCTGAATCATGATCATGACCGAGACGCGCAACGACAGAACCTCCGGTGTTTGGACACTGCGCCCGCTGCCAGAAATGGACGCGGCGCAGTTCCAGCAATGGCAGCAGCTGCTGGAAGACCGGACCGGAATGATCTTGACGGCTGAACGGCGTTCGTTCCTTCAGACCAATCTTGGCATCCGGATGCGCGAAATTGGTTGCGAAACCTATCAGGCCTATTACGAGAAAGTGGTATCCGGCCCCGGCGCAATCGTCGAGTGGGCCATCCTGGTGGACCGGCTCACCGTTCAGGAAACCCGTTTCTTTCGTGACCCTGATGCCTTCCGGCTGGTTTCGGACTACATCATGACCCGGCCCCGGCAACACCTTAAGCGGCATCCACTGGAAGCCTGGAGCGTGGGCTGTTCTACTGGCGAGGAGCCTTACACCCTCGCCATGCTGCTGGATGAGTGCATGCAGCAGCTTGAACTGGAACCGCTGTTCGGCGTCACCGGCTCGGATATCAGCAAACCGGCGCTGGAAAAAGCTCAGAAAGGATTGTTTGGTGCTCGCAAGCTGGTGAGCACCGACCTGGCGGTAAGAGATCGTTACTTTCGCCTGACGGAGGGCAACCAGTGGGAAATCGACCCGGCCATCCGCCAACGTGTGTGTTTCACCCGACTGAATGTGCTGGACCTCAGTCAGGCACCGATGCATGGCATGGATATCATTTTCTGCCAGAACCTGCTCATCTATTTCCGCCGTTGGCGGCGCAGGGAAATCGTTAAGCGCTTGACTGAAAGGCTCGCGCCCGGAGGCCTTCTGGTCCTGGGGCAGGGCGAGTTAACGGACTGGCAGCACCCGTCCCTGCAACGGGTGCCATCGGATAGTGTTCTGGCGTGGATCCGCCGCCAGACTGACGAAGAATAACCGGAGTGGTTATGGGCAATCACCATGACAGTATCGCCCTGGACTGGGTTAGGGGCGAAATACAGGACACCCTCAGACAGGGGCAGCAGGCACTGGAAGCCTTTGTCGAGAACCGCGACGACACCGCTCGTCTACGTTTTTGCCTAAACTACCTCCATCAGGTGCATGGCACCCTGCAGATGGTCGAGCTCTATGGCGCGGCCCTGCTGACCGAGGAAATGGAAAAGCTGGCTCAGGCCGTGCTCAACGACACGGTAGCCAATGTCGACGAAGCCGTCGAAATCCTCATGGAAGCTATCCTCCAGCTACCCCAGTACCTGGAGCACCTGGACAGCAGCCGCGACGATTTCCCGATGGTCCTGTTGCCGCTGCTGAATGATCTACGCGCAGCCCGTGGCGAAGCGCTTCTATCGGATACGTCGCTGTTCAAACCCGACCTTTCGCCGGCGCAATTCCGCCCGGAGCCGTCGGTGTCCCAGCGCCTGCAAGACCCGAAAGTGCTGGGCCATATTCGCAAGCTGCGCCAAATGTACCAGTTCGCCCTGGCCGGCGTGGTCCGCGAGGCGGATCTGGATGCGCACTTCGACTACCTGGATAAAGTCATCCAGCGGGTCATCAAGCTCTGTAACCGCACGCCCCGAGGCGAGCTGTGGCTCGCCGCCGGCGCTTTCATCGATACGCTGAAGAGCCGCGACAACCCCATCAACTCCGCGGTCAAATCCCTACTGCGCCAGCTTGATGCCGAATTGCGCCGCCTGATCGACGAGCATATCGATATTCTGCAGCAGCCGGCCCCCGAGGCCCTGCTCAAGCACCTACTGTATTACGTTGCCCGCGCCTGGGAGCTAAATACCGAGCGGGTCGACATCCTCCGTGAACGCTATCGCCTGGACGATGCCCTGCCGACCGAGGAATCCGTCGATCACGCCCGCAGCCGCGTGTCCGGTCCGGGTCGCGATGCGATTCACTCTGTGGTTAACGCCCTTAATGAAGAACTTGCCCGGCTCAAGGACCAGCTTGACTTGTTCGTGCGCGCGGAATTCCGCCAGAACAGCGAGCTAGAGGAGCTTCTGCCGGGGCTACAGCAAGTCGCCAACACGCTGGCGGTGCTGGGTTTGGGTATTCCCCGCCGGGTGGTCACCGAACAGATCGAAATCGTCCAGCGCCTGAGCAGCGACGACACCCCGGCCGACGACGGCAGCCTGATGGACATCGCCGGCGCCCTGCTCTATGTCGAGGCCACCTTGGCCGGTCTGGAGAAAGAGCGCCAGACTCACCAGGAAGACACCGGCGAGGCTATTCAGTACGGCGGCCGCGAACTCAGCGAAGCTAACAACGCCCTGTTGCGCGAGTCACGTAATTCGCTGGAACAGGTGAAGACGGCCATCGTCAACTTTATCGCCGCCCAATGGGATCAGCGGGAGATCGAGCACGTCCCGGGTCTTCTTCACAGTATCCGCGGCGGCTTGCAGCTCATCCCGCTGGAGCGGGTATCGGCCATGCTGGCCTCTGCCGAACGTTACATTCAGGATGTACTGCTCGACGGCCAGCGGGTCCCGGACTGGAAGCAGCTGGATACTTTGGCGGATACGGTCACCAGTATCGAGTATTACCTGGAACGCCTGGCGGAAGGGATCGAGGACAATGATGCGGTCCTGCGCATTGCCGAAGACAGCCTGCGCACCCTGGGTTTCCCGGTCGGTGAAGAGCCGACGTGGGGCAATAACGATGCAGGGCCTCTGCCGGAAATCGAGGAAGCACCGCTTCCCGTGGTTGAGGCCGAACCCTCAAAAGCGTCCGACACAGACTTGGTAGACGACGAAATCCTGGAAATCTTCATCGAGGAGGCAGAAGAAGTTCTTGCCACCATCCAGGACTTCTATCCGCGCCTGCACCAGAATCACGATGACCGCGAAGCGCTCGCCGAAGTGCGTCGCGCGTTCCACACGCTCAAAGGCAGCGGCCGTCTCGTGGGCGCCACCAGCATTGGTGAACTGGCCTGGTCAGTGGAAAGTCTACTCAACCGGGTGATCGACCAAACCGTCAAACCCACTGACGAGCTCTTCTCGCTCGTGGATACGGTGATTACCCGTATTCCGTCCCTGATCGATGACTTCCGCCGGGGCACCACCGATGGCGATGTTGCCGAACTGATTGCCCAGGCCGAAACACTGGCAACCACGCGCAAGACGGGCCAGGATGTCGAGGCGAACGCCGAAGAAGAAGCGGCACCTGAGGACACGGCAACCCTGACATGGCCCGAAGATAAAAGCGAAGAACGCGAGCCGGCCACCCAGGCCGCCAGCACCTTCGATGACGATCTAATCGACGACGAAATTCTCGAGATCTTTATCGAGGAAGCCGGCGAAGTCCTGGATACCATTCGCGAATACCTGCCGATGCTGTTGCGGCAGTACGACGACCGTACGGCGCTTTCCGAAGTCCGGCGCGCGTTCCACACGCTCAAAGGCAGCGGCCGCATGGTCGGCGCCAGCGTCGTGGGCGAACTGGCCTGGGCGGTAGAGAACATGCTCAACCGCGTGATCGAGGGCAGCATTTTCATGAATGACGACGTCGCCCAGCTACTGGAAGACGTGGTCAATATTACCCCGGATCTGGTGAGAGATTTTGAGACTCGCCGGCCCGCCTCTATTGAGATCGCTCCCTACGAATCACGCGCCACCGCCCTCG
Coding sequences:
- a CDS encoding CheR family methyltransferase — translated: MIMTETRNDRTSGVWTLRPLPEMDAAQFQQWQQLLEDRTGMILTAERRSFLQTNLGIRMREIGCETYQAYYEKVVSGPGAIVEWAILVDRLTVQETRFFRDPDAFRLVSDYIMTRPRQHLKRHPLEAWSVGCSTGEEPYTLAMLLDECMQQLELEPLFGVTGSDISKPALEKAQKGLFGARKLVSTDLAVRDRYFRLTEGNQWEIDPAIRQRVCFTRLNVLDLSQAPMHGMDIIFCQNLLIYFRRWRRREIVKRLTERLAPGGLLVLGQGELTDWQHPSLQRVPSDSVLAWIRRQTDEE
- a CDS encoding methyl-accepting chemotaxis protein produces the protein MKKRAGRFNAGQGANKLVGGLIVALIVLTVLLVAVLFVINRDSQHDQEYIAQASELRVLSQEIAKNASEAAGGTPEAFDQLQRTRDEFATRWGYIIDGHPETGLPPSELAAQSGVQENWNQVRERADTIISTREAVLGLHEVARTLNETIPQLQVEYDDIVQILLDNNAPAEQIALAQRQSLLAERIVRSVNNVLSGDEDAVIAADRFGRDAALFGRVLEGQTEGNPAMGISRVQDEDAIYGLEAVDELFEFVSQNVDAILEASPDLFTVRRASNEIFQSSQALLNETSTLADSFREQADSRLISPLLAYVILAGLAAVVVLIGLTIYRASQARLAQTQEQNEQNQNAILRLLDELADLADGDLTTEATVTEDFTGAIADSINYAIDQMRGLVQAIRGTAVRVSSAAQETQATAIHLADASEHQAQEIAGASAAVNEMAVSIDQVSSNAAESSAVAERSVAIAKKGAEVVQNTIRGMDNIREQIQETSKRIKRLGESSQEIGDIVSLINDIADQTNILSLNAAIQASMAGDAGRGFAVVADEVQRLAERSSAATKQIEALVKTIQSDTNEAVISMEHTTAEVVRGARLAQDAGVALEEIENVSMNLAELIQNISNAARQQASSAAHISNTMNVIQEITSQTSSGTNATAKSIGNLAEMAAELRSSVAGFTLPEEDIPEEEEEDSDVPVVS
- a CDS encoding chemotaxis protein CheW yields the protein MSAQAAPFAVLTDIARRSKSLASGLPAQQEAIELWNGIGFTLDGQRYVAPMGEVVEILHVPRYTHVPGVRSFMVGAANVRGRLLPLIDLAHFFDLSRSSRSQRERRVLVIERGDLFSGLVVDSVSGMQYFAMENFIEEPAETPDIVQPFVQGGYRRNEEIWKVFSTFALMEDDRFSDVAQW